The genomic DNA AAAGATGATCAGGTTGATAGGTTCGAGGTGGAAGCATGGTGACATGTGGAGCTGACGAATACTAATAGATCGAGGACTTAACCATATAATATGTAGCAATGTTATCTAGTTTTGAAGGAATATGCCTTCATAGTTTGGTGATGATGGCAGAGAGGTCACACCCGTTCCCATACCGAACACGGAAGTTAAGCTCTCTAGCGCCGATGGTAGTTGGGACCTTGTCCCTGTGAGAGTAGGACGTCGCCAAGCAAAAACCTAAGTCGATTCGACTTAGGTTTTTTTGTGTTTATTTTTACTTACTAAATGTCATAATCCATACATTTAATAATCGTAAAGAGGAAAAAGGATGAAATAAAGACTGTTTAAAATAAATTTTGGGCGGTAATGCCGTCAAGGGTTATATATAAAGTATACGTTTAAATGTTCTTTTAAGGTAAGAATCACCTTTTTATGTTAATTAAGTTGTAGTATGATTAAAAGTATTTTACTTTTCATATAATGTTTTTTCGTTTTTAAAGGATTTCACCCATCAAAAAATCTATAATTAAGGTAGTTAACATATATTTTTTGATAGGTGTGGGGGATTTTATGAAAGAAATATGCATGTTATTAATGGCTGTTATATTATGGGGGACAGCTATTGCACCAACAAAGTGGGCATTAGAATCTATTCAGCCATTTACTTTGTTATTTATTCGTCTTTTATTCGCTGGTGGAATCTGTTTGCTGTTCTCATTTAAACAATTAAAAAGATCAGTTGCACATAAACAAGTCCCGTGGAAAAGAATGAGTTTACTATCTTTTACTGGCGTAGCTGGGTACTTTATGTTCACATCCTACGGTATTTCTTTAACAAGTGGATTGCATGTTAGTATTATTGATGCTGCTTTACCGTTAGTTACAATTCTGTTTTCTGCGTTCTTTTTGAAAGAAAAAATTCAGCTTAATTATTGGATAGGTATTGCATTGGGGGGTGTCGGAGTACTTCTTATTACAATTCCATCTAGTAACGTTGATCAGGAAGTATCTTTAATAGGAGATATCCTTATTTTATTAAGCACTTTCTTATTTGCTTTCTATACAGTATTGCTGAAAAGACCAAACCAAGAACAGTATCTATTAAACAAGGTTTTTACAACATTAACTTTAATTATTGGGGCTGTTATTCTATTACCATTTGCAATGGCAGAAACTTTTTACTATGGTTTCCCAGAAATTGAAACATGGAAGACGGGATTTAGTGTAATGTATCTTGTTATCGGGGCAACGATTTTAGCGTATTGGTTTTGGAATAGAGCACTAGAGACAGTCTCGGCATCAGTAAGTGGATTATATTTAAATGCATTACCGTTAATAAGTATTGTTGCCTCAATTGTTCTATTGAATGAATCTTTAACGTGGAGAATAATAATAGGTGGTAGCTTAGTTTTATTTGGAGTGATATGGGCAGATAAGCAAAAAATAAGTAAGCTATTAAGGAGAAATAACTTGAATAGTAAGGACTGCTAAGCAGCATGCTGTACATAGTTTAAATATAAAAAACACCTTATATATATTAGGTGTTTTTTTATGTTTGGCAAAGATAATAGATTGAAATCAGTATGGGTACTCTCTACTATATCTATACGTATTGAAATCATTTTGAAATATTGTTTGAACGAGTTGTATACATTCGGTATCATAAAAACTTTCGAAAGTAGGGTAGCGAGGAAATAAAGGATCAGTAATATCTGCTTCGCTAAAATTTCCTTTATAGGTCATGGCGGGAGTTTGATGATGCCATGATGTTGAGAACGCATTTATTGGAGCGGTTTTTAATTCGAAACGTTTTTCTAATGCCTTTATTTCCTGATCAAAGTTTTCTAAGTATATATAATTGGTCACATATTCTTCTTCATTAGCTATATATTGTTGTGTGAAATGCGGGTTAATTTCATTTGCCTGAGCACGATTAATAAATAGATAGTATAGAAATTGTTTAAATGAGAGCCCTTTGGAGGAATTTTCATCTTGATATAGAAACTTTCGGATGGGCTTCCATTGGGGATTTTCTATATAAGGAGGTGCAATTAAGGATACGAAGGAACTGACTGCTCTCTTATAAGGATTACGAACAAGTTTAAAAGTTTCTTTCTGTTTTTCTCGTAACGCTATACCTAGTCGTAGACTATAGGCAGGTGCATTTTTGTATATATCATATTCATAATTATGAATGAAAGAGCTATAACTTAGAGCTGTTTGTAATAAATCAATCTGGTAAAAGAACCACTTGGCAAGAGAAGTACAACCACTTTTTTGGCTCCAAAATAGTATGATAGGAAAATTCTTATGATAATGTGGATTTCTTGAATGGGCATTGATGATGTGTAATAAGGGAGGGTCGAACAATCTCTACACCCCTTTCAGATATTTTAAATATATGTATGAAAAATAAAGAGGAATATGAGTAGCTGTTTCATCTTTTCTAAAAAAGTGAAAGATTAATATTGACTATTACTGAATAGAGGTGTAATATAGAACAAGTCGCCGATGCAATAATGCAGAACACGACAAACGAAATAAAAAAACTTAGTTGACATTAACTAACGAAGATGTTAACATAAGGAAGTCGCAATTGAGCGACCAAGTAGTTCTTTGAAAACTGAACGAAACAAACAACGTGAAACGTCAATTTTTATTTTTAGATGCTAGACAAACTAACTTTATTGGAGAGTTTGATCCTGGCTCAGGATGAACGCTGGCGGCGTGCCTAATACATGCAAGTCGAGCGAATGGATTAAGAGCTTGCTCTTATGAAGTTAGCGGCGGACGGGTGAGTAACACGTGGGTAACCTGCCCATAAGACTGGGATAACTCCGGGAAACCGGGGCTAATACCGGATAATATTTTGAACTGCATGGTTCGAAATTGAAAGGCGGCTTCGGCTGTCACTTATGGATGGACCCGCGTCGCATTAGCTAGTTGGTGAGGTAACGGCTCACCAAGGCAACGATGCGTAGCCGACCTGAGAGGGTGATCGGCCACACTGGGACTGAGACACGGCCCAGACTCCTACGGGAGGCAGCAGTAGGGAATCTTCCGCAATGGACGAAAGTCTGACGGAGCAACGCCGCGTGAGTGATGAAGGCTTTCGGGTCGTAAAACTCTGTTGTTAGGGAAGAACAAGTGCTAGTTGAATAAGCTGGCACCTTGACGGTACCTAACCAGAAAGCCACGGCTAACTACGTGCCAGCAGCCGCGGTAATACGTAGGTGGCAAGCGTTATCCGGAATTATTGGGCGTAAAGCGCGCGCAGGTGGTTTCTTAAGTCTGATGTGAAAGCCCACGGCTCAACCGTGGAGGGTCATTGGAAACTGGGAGACTTGAGTGCAGAAGAGGAAAGTGGAATTCCATGTGTAGCGGTGAAATGCGTAGAGATATGGAGGAACACCAGTGGCGAAGGCGACTTTCTGGTCTGTAACTGACACTGAGGCGCGAAAGCGTGGGGAGCAAACAGGATTAGATACCCTGGTAGTCCACGCCGTAAACGATGAGTGCTAAGTGTTAGAGGGTTTCCGCCCTTTAGTGCTGAAGTTAACGCATTAAGCACTCCGCCTGGGGAGTACGGCCGCAAGGCTGAAACTCAAAGGAATTGACGGGGGCCCGCACAAGCGGTGGAGCATGTGGTTTAATTCGAAGCAACGCGAAGAACCTTACCAGGTCTTGACATCCTCTGAAAACCCTAGAGATAGGGCTTCTCCTTCGGGAGCAGAGTGACAGGTGGTGCATGGTTGTCGTCAGCTCGTGTCGTGAGATGTTGGGTTAAGTCCCGCAACGAGCGCAACCCTTGATCTTAGTTGCCATCATTAAGTTGGGCACTCTAAGGTGACTGCCGGTGACAAACCGGAGGAAGGTGGGGATGACGTCAAATCATCATGCCCCTTATGACCTGGGCTACACACGTGCTACAATGGACGGTACAAAGAGCTGCAAGACCGCGAGGTGGAGCTAATCTCATAAAACCGTTCTCAGTTCGGATTGTAGGCTGCAACTCGCCTACATGAAGCTGGAATCGCTAGTAATCGCGGATCAGCATGCCGCGGTGAATACGTTCCCGGGCCTTGTACACACCGCCCGTCACACCACGAGAGTTTGTAACACCCGAAGTCGGTGGGGTAACCTTTTTGGAGCCAGCCGCCTAAGGTGGGACAGATGATTGGGGTGAAGTCGTAACAAGGTAGCCGTATCGGAAGGTGCGGCTGGATCACCTCCTTTCTATGGAGAATTGATGAACGCTGTTCATCAATATAAGTTTCCGTGTTTCGTTTTGTTCAGTTTTGAGAGAACTATCTCTCATATATAAATGTATGTTCTTTGAAAACTAGATAACAGTGTAGCTCATATTTTTTTAATTTTAGTTTGGTTAAGTTAGAAAGGGCGCACGGTGGATGCCTTGACACTAGGAGTCGATGAAGGACGGGACTAACGCCGATATGCTTCGGGGAGCTGTAAGTAAGCTTTGATCCGAAGATTTCCGAATGGGGAAACCCACCATACGTAATGGTATGGTATCCTTATCTGAATACATAGGGTAAGGAAGACAGACCCAGGGAACTGAAACATCTAAGTACCTGGAGGAAGAGAAAGCAAATGCGATTTCCTGAGTAGCGGCGAGCGAAACGGAACATAGCCCAAACCAAGAGGCTTGCCTCTTGGGGTTGTAGGACATTCTATACGGAGTTACAAAGGAACGAGGTAGACGAAGCGACCTGGAAAGGTCCGTCGTAGAGGGTAACAACCCCGTAGTCGAAACTTCGTTCTCTCTTGAATGTATCCTGAGTACGGCGGAACACGTGAAATTCCGTCGGAATCTGGGAGGACCATCTCCCAAGGCTAAATACTCCCTAGTGATCGATAGTGAACCAGTACCGTGAGGGAAAGGTGAAAAGCACCCCGGAAGGGGAGTGAAAGAGATCCTGAAACCGTGTGCCTACAAATAGTCAGAGCCCGTTAATGGGTGATGGCGTGCCTTTTGTAGAATGAACCGGCGAGTTACGATCCCGTGCAAGGTTAAGCTGAAGAGGCGGAGCCGCAGCGAAAGCGAGTCTGAATAGGGCGTTTAGTACGTGGTCGTAGACCCGAAACCAGGTGATCTACCCATGTCCAGGGTGAAGTTCAGGTAACACTGAATGGAGGCCCGAACCCACGCACGTTGAAAAGTGCGGGGATGAGGTGTGGGTAGCGGAGAAATTCCAATCGAACCTGGAGATAGCTGGTTCTCCCCGAAATAGCTTTAGGGCTAGCCTTAAGTGTAAGAGTCTTGGAGGTAGAGCACTGATTGGACTAGGGGTCCTCATCGGATTACCGAATTCAGTCAAACTCCGAATGCCAATGACTTATCCTTAGGAGTCAGACTGCGAGTGATAAGATCCGTAGTCAAAAGGGAAACAGCCCAGACCGCCAGCTAAGGTCCCAAAGTGTGTATTAAGTGGAAAAGGATGTGGAGTTGCTTAGACAACTAGGATGTTGGCTTAGAAGCAGCCACCATTTAAAGAGTGCGTAATAGCTCACTAGTCGAGTGACTCTGCGCCGAAAATGTACCGGGGCTAAATACACCACCGAAGCTGCGGATTGATACCAATGGTATCAGTGGTAGGGGAGCGTTCTAAGGACAGTGAAGTCAGACCGTAAGGACTGGTGGAGTGCTTAGAAGTGAGAATGCCGGTATGAGTAGCGAAAGACGGGTGAGAATCCCGTCCACCGAATGCCTAAGGTTTCCTGAGGAAGGCTCGTCCGCTCAGGGTTAGTCAGGACCTAAGCCGAGGCCGACAGGCGTAGGCGATGGACAACAGGTTGATATTCCTGTACCACCTCTTTATCGTTTGAGCAATGGAGGGACGCAGAAGGATAGAAGAAGCGTGCGATTGGTTGTGCACGTCCAAGCAGTTAGGCTGATAAGTAGGCAAATCCGCTTATCGTGAAGGCTGAGCTGTGATGGGGAAGCTCCTTATGGAGCGAAGTCTTTGATTCCCCGCTGCCAAGAAAAGCTTCTAGCGAGATAAAAGGTGCCTGTACCGCAAACCGACACAGGTAGGCGAGGAGAGAATCCTAAGGTGTGCGAGAGAACTCTGGTTAAGGAACTCGGCAAAATGACCCCGTAACTTCGGGAGAAGGGGTGCTTTCTTAACGGAAAGCCGCAGTGAATAGGCCCAAGCGACTGTTTAGCAAAAACACAGCTCTCTGCGAAGCCGTAAGGCGAAGTATAGGGGGTGACACCTGCCCGGTGCTGGAAGGTTAAGGAGAGGGGTTAGCGTAAGCGAAGCTCTGAACTGAAGCCCCAGTAAACGGCGGCCGTAACTATAACGGTCCTAAGGTAGCGAAATTCCTTGTCGGGTAAGTTCCGACCCGCACGAAAGGTGTAACGATTTGGGCACTGTCTCAACCAGAGACTCGGTGAAATTATAGTACCTGTGAAGATGCAGGTTACCCGCGACAGGACGGAAAGACCCCGTGGAGCTTTACTGTAGCCTGATATTGAATTTTGGTACAGTTTGTACAGGATAGGCGGGAGCCTTTGAAACCGGAGCGCTAGCTTCGGTGGAGGCGCTGGTGGGATACCGCCCTGACTGTATTGAAATTCTAACCTACGGGTCTTATCGACCCGGGAGACAGTGTCAGGTGGGCAGTTTGACTGGGGCGGTCGCCTCCTAAAGTGTAACGGAGGCGCCCAAAGGTTCCCTCAGAATGGTTGGAAATCATTCGTAGAGTGCAAAGGCATAAGGGAGCTTGACTGCGAGACCTACAAGTCGAGCAGGGACGAAAGTCGGGCTTAGTGATCCGGTGGTTCCGCATGGAAGGGCCATCGCTCAACGGATAAAAGCTACCCCGGGGATAACAGGCTTATCTCCCCCAAGAGTCCACATCGACGGGGAGGTTTGGCACCTCGATGTCGGCTCATCGCATCCTGGGGCTGTAGTCGGTCCCAAGGGTTGGGCTGTTCGCCCATTAAAGCGGTACGCGAGCTGGGTTCAGAACGTCGTGAGACAGTTCGGTCCCTATCCGTCGTGGGCGTAGGAAATTTGAGAGGAGCTGTCCTTAGTACGAGAGGACCGGGATGGACGCACCGCTGGTGTACCAGTTGTTCTGCCAAGGGCATAGCTGGGTAGCTATGTGCGGAAGGGATAAGTGCTGAAAGCATCTAAGCATGAAGCCCCCCTCAAGATGAGATTTCCCATAGCGTAAGCTAGTAAGATCCCTGAAAGATGATCAGGTTGATAGGTTCGAGGTGGAAGCATGGTGACATGTGGAGCTGACGAATACTAATAGATCGAGGACTTAACCATATAATATGTAGCAATGTTATCTAGTTTTGAAGGAATATGCCTTCATAGTTTGGTGATGATGGCAGAGAGGTCACACCCGTTCCCATACCGAACACGGAAGTTAAGCTCTCTAGCGCCGATGGTAGTTGGGACCTTGTCCCTGTGAGAGTAGGACGTCGCCAAGCAAAAACCTAAGTCGATTCGACTTAGGTTTTTTTGTGTTTATTTTTACTTACTAAATGTCATAATCCATACATTTAATAATCGTAAAGAGGAAAAAAGAGTGAAAATGAGGCTATTCAAAGTAATAGTAATGATTTTTTGTTTTCTAGGTTTTCCGATTGCTCCTAAAATAATGCCTATGTTAGGAAACGTTATTTCTACCATAAGTATATATTTTAAATAATGAGAGTAAAAAAGTAGGATGATAGAAATAAGTATTCAATCATTATAGCAATGACTACGATACAAAGGAATAAATATGAAAAGAGTGTAGTTGTTTTTTCATTATTGTCCTTCTTATAAATCAAATGAATATAAACGATATGCTTTATCCCGCTATTTGCCGGACAGTAAGACCCTCACCTCAAAATTTAGCGACAGCAAAGAAGTTAGGTAGGGTTCAGGCTGTCCGTAAAAGCTCGATTGGTGTGAGCTAATAATCAGTGGGGGTGATAGATCTCTAGAAATATATATTCTAATTTCTTATCCTTCTTGCATATAGTTACAATTATTCTTTTGAATATAACTAAAACACGAACGTTATGAGTGACTAATAAAAAAACATTCGATTATTTATTGACATTGTTTATGAAATATTGTTAATATAGCCATAGAAAGAATAATATATAAGACCTCATATAATCGCGGGGATATGGCCTGCAAGTCTCTACCTAACGACCGTTATTCGTTAGACTATGAGGGAAAGTCACTCGGTATTTTTCTATTCACAAGGGATACGTATGCCTGAGTAGAGCACTTTCTCTCATAGTAAAAGAGAAACTGTTCTATTTCAGGCTTTTTTTATTTGAATCGGGGGGATTCTAATATGAAATCACTAGTTGGAGTCATAATGGGAAGCACGTCAGACTGGGAAACAATGAAATATGCTTGTGACATTTTAGATGAATTAAATATACCGTATGAGAAAAAAGTTGTATCCGCTCATCGGACTCCGGATTATATGTTTGAATATGCAGAGACGGCTCGTGAACGTGGATTGAAAGTTATTATTGCTGGAGCTGGTGGAGCAGCGCATTTACCAGGAATGGTTGCTGCGAAGACGAATCTTCCTGTAATCGGAGTTCCAGTTCAATCAAAAGCGTTAAACGGCTTAGATTCATTATTATCTATCGTCCAAATGCCAGGAGGGGTTCCAGTTGCAACTGTTGCAATTGGTAAGGCTGGTTCAACAAATGCTGGTTTACTTGCTGCACAAATACT from Bacillus basilensis includes the following:
- the purE gene encoding 5-(carboxyamino)imidazole ribonucleotide mutase, coding for MKSLVGVIMGSTSDWETMKYACDILDELNIPYEKKVVSAHRTPDYMFEYAETARERGLKVIIAGAGGAAHLPGMVAAKTNLPVIGVPVQSKALNGLDSLLSIVQMPGGVPVATVAIGKAGSTNAGLLAAQILGSFHDDIHDALELRREAIEKDVREGSELV
- a CDS encoding sulfotransferase family 2 domain-containing protein; translated protein: MFDPPLLHIINAHSRNPHYHKNFPIILFWSQKSGCTSLAKWFFYQIDLLQTALSYSSFIHNYEYDIYKNAPAYSLRLGIALREKQKETFKLVRNPYKRAVSSFVSLIAPPYIENPQWKPIRKFLYQDENSSKGLSFKQFLYYLFINRAQANEINPHFTQQYIANEEEYVTNYIYLENFDQEIKALEKRFELKTAPINAFSTSWHHQTPAMTYKGNFSEADITDPLFPRYPTFESFYDTECIQLVQTIFQNDFNTYRYSREYPY
- a CDS encoding DMT family transporter, translated to MKEICMLLMAVILWGTAIAPTKWALESIQPFTLLFIRLLFAGGICLLFSFKQLKRSVAHKQVPWKRMSLLSFTGVAGYFMFTSYGISLTSGLHVSIIDAALPLVTILFSAFFLKEKIQLNYWIGIALGGVGVLLITIPSSNVDQEVSLIGDILILLSTFLFAFYTVLLKRPNQEQYLLNKVFTTLTLIIGAVILLPFAMAETFYYGFPEIETWKTGFSVMYLVIGATILAYWFWNRALETVSASVSGLYLNALPLISIVASIVLLNESLTWRIIIGGSLVLFGVIWADKQKISKLLRRNNLNSKDC